The genomic segment TGCGCTCAAAGCTGGCGGTGCAGATGCAGTGTTAATTGCGAGTAACCCCTTATCAACTCAAGACGATGTAGCTGCTAGTCTTGTTGTTGATCATGAAATTCCCGTTTTTGCTATCAAAGGCGAAGACAACGAAACCTATAACCGCCACGTCCAAATTGCTTTAGACCACCGTCCTAACATTATTATTGATGATGGTAGTGATGTGGTTGCTACCCTAGTTCAGCAGCGTCAACATCAAATTGCTGATTTAATTGGGACAACAGAAGAAACCACAACCGGAATTGTGCGTTTACGCGCGATGTTCAAAGATGGCGTTCTCACCTTCCCGGCTGTGAATGTTAACGACGCAGACACCAAGCATTTCTTTGATAATCGCTACGGTACAGGACAATCAACCCTGGATGGGATTATCCGTGCGACAAATATTCTCTTAGCTGGCAAAACTATTGTTGTTGCTGGTTATGGCTGGTGCGGTAAAGGTACTGCATTACGCGCCCGTGGTTTGGGTGCAAACGTGATTGTCACCGAAATTGACCCCATCAAAGCAATTGAAGCGGTGATGGATGGCTTCCGCGTTTTACCAATGGCTGAAGCTGCACCCCAAGGTGATTTGTTTATTACCGTAACTGGTAACAAGCACGTCATTCGCGGTGAACATTTCGATGTTATGAAAGATGGTGCGATCGTTTGTAACTCCGGTCACTTTGATATCGAACTTGACTTGAAATATTTGGCTAGTCAAGCTGAAGAAATTAAGCTAGTCCGCCCCTTTACCGAACAATATAAACTGAAGAGTGGTAAATCAGTGATTGTTTTGGGTGAAGGACGCTTAGTCAACCTCGCCGCCGCCGAAGGACATCCTAGCGCGGTAATGGATATGAGTTTTGCAAACCAAGCCTTGGCGTGTGAATACTTGGTGAAGAATCAAGGTAAATTGGAACCTGGTTTACACTCGATTCCTACTGAGGTAGATCAAGAAATTGCGCGGTTGAAGTTGGAAGCTATTGGCATTTATATCGATAGCTTGACACCAGATCAAATTGAGTACATCAACTCTTGGACTAGTGGAACTTAAACTCAGCGTTAAAGTTTAAACGCTAGTATATGTTGACGGGATAGGTTCGCCTATCCCGTTTTAATTTTTGCCAACACCTTGAATAATTAACTCCATCGTCTGACTAATAAAGACTTGGCATTGCTGAATCAAGAGATGAAATTTCATGGACTCAAACATAAAACGCCTTGTCGCGTCTGTGCCTCTGTGTGAGACAATTCATCGTTTAAATTGCAATCATTTACTAACTCTTGAAAATTTCCATGAGCGATAATGTTTCAATCCCTAATAGGGATTAGTTTGAATTGCAATCCGAACGAGACGAAGCTATCTTGCGATCGCAGGTTTCAATCCCTAATAGGGATTAGTTTGAATTGCAATTACGCTGGCAGGTAAATTACTGGGTGAAAATGCAGTTTCAATCCCTAATAGGGATTAGTTTGAATTGCAATTGCGGTACGCACAGATAAGCCTAATACCAGCGAAATGGCGGGTTTCAATCCCTAATAGGGATTAGTTTGAATTGCAATATTACATGTGGCACGGCGATCGCTTGTGTCAAAGTTTCAATCCCTAATAGGGATTAGTTTGAATTGCAATTTCGACTTTTGTTTGCCTTTTGGTAATCCGCCTTCGGTAAGTTTCAATCCCTAATAGGGATTAGTTTGAATTGCAATTAATCGTATCCCTTTGTTATAGTTGAGAAAAGTAGTTTCAATCCCTAATAGGGATTAGTTTGAATTGCAATATCTTAATCCAGCACTACCACCCTCCAATTCCCACCTGTTTCAATCCCTAATAGGGATTAGTTTGAATTGCAATTATCGTGGCGGAGTCGGGCGAAACTCGTATGAGCATTGGTTTCAATCCCTAATAGGGATTAGTTTGAATTGCAATAAAAAGATCAGCGATCGCTGTACAAATATACAAATGTTTCAATCCCTAATAGGGATTAGTTTGAATTGCAATCCTAGTGGTTCTATCTCTTTTTCGCGTAGTTCAATCGTGGCTGTTTCAATCCCTAATAGGGATTAGTTTGAATTGCAATCTAGTTCCTGGTTTACGGTTCCCTCTTTAATCCACGTTTCAATCCCTAATAGGGATTAGTTTGAATTGCAATGCTTATGTAGGTTTAGCGGCTTCCGCAAAAGGCACAGGTTTCAATCCCTAATAGGGATTAGTTTGAATTGCAATCTAGGAATTCCATTCTTATAGGTTCCTAATTCATTGTTTCAATCCCTAATAGGGATTAGTTTGAATTGCAATGCTACAGCGGAGGATTTTGTAATCTATGCACAGACGTTTCAATCCCTAATAGGGATTAGTTTGAATTGCAATCTAACTGCTGAGTCTGGTAAGGATTTAAATTCATAAGTTTCAATCCCTAATAGGGATTAGTTTGAATTGCAATCCACCTAGAAGAAAAGCAGCACAAAGATATCAATCTGTTTCAATCCCTAATAGGGATTAGTTTGAATTGCAATGTGACAAACTCGCCTAACCCATATATAAAATCGCTGTAGTTTCAATCCCTAATAGGGATTAGTTTGAATTGCAATTCTAGGAGTCACGCCGCAGGTGCTACGATTTCGGCTAGTTTCAATCCCTAATAGGGATTAGTTTGAATTGCAATTCCATTAGCCCTACCATATCTTTCCGCGTCATCAATGTTTCAATCCCTAATAGGGATTAGTTTGAATTGCAATTCTTTTCGTAGGCTATTTGGCATTTAGCGCCGCCTAAATCGTTTCAATCCCTAATAGGGATTAGTTTGAATTGCAATCCTAGAGGTAAAAAACTTGTAGTGGTTGAATACTTTGGTTTCAATCCCTAATAGGGATTAGTTTGAATTGCAATCGTTCCAATGAAGGTCAATTATCTTTATTTGGCGGGTTTCAATCCCTAATAGGGATTAGTTTGAATTGCAATCTCTTACCGGGTCACCAGGAAACAGCAGCGCGTTTCAATCCCTAATAGGGATTAGTTTGAATTGCAATACTCCACAATTTCCAAACTCTGAACAATTGAAATGTTGTTTCAATCCCTAATAGGGATTAGTTTGAATTGCAATAATCTAAAATCTGTTTTTGAAAATCCTTACCGATTTGAGGTTTCAATCCCTAATAGGGATTAGTTTGAATTGCAATTTCAATAATTGTTTTTGTAGTGAGAATTTTTTGCTGTTTCAATCCCTAATAGGGATTAGTTTGAATTGCAATTGCGCCTGATTGTTAATTACTTGATTGCGTTCATTAGTTTCAATCCCTAATAGGGATTAGTTTGAATTGCAATCGATCACCAGAACGGGCTTTTTTGGAAGTAGCAAGTTTCAATCCCTAATAGGGATTAGTTTGAATTGCAATAGTATTGTTTGACGGGCAACCGTGGAATCCTTTGCGTTTCAATCCCTAATAGGGATTAGTTTGAATTGCAATTCGTGAATCACTCTCCCTAGAAACTGTCCTTGGTTGTTTCAATCCCTAATAGGGATTAGTTTGAATTGCAATTAAAAACAAAAATACCGCAAGTTTTAGAAAAATTAGTTTCAATCCCTAATAGGGATTAGTTTGAATTGCAATAAATTAGAGCTAATATACGCCTTATTCAGTTTCAATGTTTCAATCCCTAATAGGGATTAGTTTGAATTGCAATTTAAATTGCGTCTACCTTTTACTAGATTACTATCAACAAGTTTCAATCCCTAATAGGGATTAGTTTGAATTGCAATCGGACTATCTTTATTTGCTCCAGGGTATAAGTATAAGTTTCAATCCCTAATAGGGATTAGTTTGAATTGCAATCGCGGGAGCCGGAAAAGCTTACTATATTTAGTTTTCAAGGTGCGGTTTCGCGGATGGGATAATTTTAACATGGTGGAATGTCAATTGATTTACATGAAATCGCTGAAACTCATACTGCGTAAGGTGCGCGGACGATTTTAATTAAATTTTTCTGCAAAACCTTACTCTCCAAGGAATCCAGCCATTCTGATTCAAGGGCGATTTTGTACACCCACCCATCCGCGCATTTTGACTAATTTTGTAGTACTGTTCAGATCCCTGACTTTTTCAAAAAGTCGGTGATCTATTAGGAACAACATTGGATTTGCATAAAAAATACAGTACACCAAAAAAATCCTCTTTCCTACTCCCAGCCTTTAAAGATAATTTCAAAAATCAAGCCAGTTCCTACAATTGCTGCTGAGTTAACTTTCGCGGCGGCGGTGGTTAGCGGCTTGCAATAACAAAGACTCAGCAAAAGCGATCGCCTCAACTTCTCTTAAGATAGAGGATTATGTATTGTCTGTGCTAAAGCAGTATTAGGTAGTAATCAACTGCAAGTAATGTTTTGCCACAACTCGGCTACTACAAATCTCGACAAGTGACCCACATTTGTTGTCGCAATTACAATATCTGGAATTCCGAGAACTATTGCTTGAGCCACTAGAATCATATCACCGTCAATCGTTTTGTCACCTGCTGTTGGCTGTCCTTGCTGACGAGCTTGCGCCCAAAATTCAGCTGCTTGACGCATTGCAGTTGTTGTCAGTGGCAAATACTCAAGAAATTTAGCTAAATTATCTAGACGAGCAATACCTTTGGTCTTATTCGCTCGTAATAATTCGCGGCGCACCTCGTAATCTGCAATCTCTGGAATAATAATACGGCTTCCCAATGTAACATGAGATTGGAGCCATTGAGTACAAGCAACACCCTCATTAGAAAGCTTGGGATTGGTAACTAAACCAAGCACTCCTGTATCTAACACAATAACTCGACTCACCAAGTTATACCTTTGAGCTCAGACGGAAATAACTTGCGTTCTGACAGCCGATCATTATCTAAAGCATGAATCAAATATTGACCTGTTTCCTGCTGTTCCTCTCCATCCTCATCATCTATCCACGACTGAAGTAAGTTAACTGCTTGGGCTTGTTTTTGCTTCAGTAGGATAGAATTTGTCAAAAGCTGCAATGCTAATGCTTCTACTGAAAGCCCTTGCTGAGTGGCTTCTTGTGCAAGATACTGTTCTAACTCTGGTGAGAGATTAAGGGTTAATGTCATACATTCCTAATTTTGACTACTATATGCAGGTGCGTTAAATTTCATGGTCAACTTTCGCGGCGGCGGTGGTTAGCGGCTTGCAATAACAAAGACTCAGCAAAAGCGATCGCATCTGTGGCAGATTTACCCCCAGCTAACTGCGCTAGTTCTTCCCGGCGCGTACTAATATTATCTAAATAAGTAACTCGGACAACGGTACGCTGTTCTGTGCTGCCATTGTTAGCTTTTTTACCTTTACCTTGGGTAATAATTTGCTTATCTACCCGGAAATGACGGTCAGCCATTGCTGCTACTAAGGGTTGGTGCGTCACGCACAATACTTGATGGTGTTGACCGAGTTGGTATAATTTTTCAGCGATCGCTTGGGCAACTCTCCCAGAAACACCGACATCGATTTCATCAAATACCAATGTTTCGGCGGAGTCTGCTTGCGAAAAACAAGCTTTCAGTGCTAGTAAAAAGCGGCTCATTTCCCCACCAGAAGCAATTTCGGTCAATGGTTGCAATGGTTCGCCAGGGTTGGGACTGAACACAAAGGTAATTTTATCTGCACCCGCCGCCGTGGGAACGATGGGTACTATTTCCACTTGGAATTGTACTTTTTCCATCGCCAGGGGTTTGAGTTCTGCAATCAACCGCGACTCTAAATTATTCGCAGCTTGACGGCGCAGTTTAGTTAACTTTTGACAAGCTTGGGTCAGTTTATCAAAACAAGTTTTTTCTTGCTGTTCTAAACTTTCAATCGATTGTTCACTGTCGTTGAGTTCGGCTAATTCTTGTTGGATACGTTGATAATAAGCGATCGCTTCTGTGAGTGTCGGCCCGTACTTGCGGCAAATTTGCTTTAATTCTCGGATTCTTTCTTCGACTTCTTCCAATCTTTGGGGGTCAGCTTCTAAACTATCCCCATAAGCGTTAATTTGTCGTCCAACTTCCACAACTGCGGTTTGAGCATCTCTCACTAATTCTAATAATGATTGCAGTTGGCTATCATATTCCACCATATCGTTTAAGGTGGCTTCACTATCTCCGAGTAAGTCGGCTGCGGCTGGTGTATCACCGTCGTTTTGATACAAAGCCTGATAGATTTTGTAACTCATCTGTTGCAAGTCAACAACGTGATTTAAGCGTTCCCGTTCTTGGGTCAGTTGTTCTAATTCTTGCGGTTCGCTGAGGTTGGCGGTGGATAATTCCTGCACTTGATAAGTCAGCAAGTCGAGTTGTTGCAGACGTTCCCGTTCGGATGTGCGGCGTTTTTCTAGAGCAAGATGGGCTTGTTGGTAAGCATGATAAGCTGTGGCAATCACTTGACGCTGATGAATTAAAGCATCGCCACCATACACATCTAACCATTCCCGGACTTGGGCTGGTTGTCCAACTTGGACTGTTTGACCTTGGGCGGTAATTTCCACGAGGCGATCGCGCAATCCTACCATGATTTGCCGATTCACTAATACACCATTCACCCGCGATCGACTGCGGATATTACTACCTGTGGCGGTAATTTCTCTACTAATTACTACTGAGTGATCATCAATTAAATCGATTTCTTGTTCCGTTAACCAAGCGGCTAGGGCATGATGAGATTTAAAAGTGGCTTCTACCATTGCGCGGGTTGTGCCAGTGCGGATAACGCGACTGGAAACTTTACCACCCAAGGCTGCATCAATCGCATCTAAAATAATCGATTTTCCCGCGCCGGTTTCACCTGTCAAAACATTTAACCCAACGCCAAATTCTAGTTCCAGTTGGTCAATCAGGGCAAAGTTTTCTATTCGCAGACCAAGCAACATCAAGCTTCTCCCTCGTTAGTGCTGAGTGCTGAGTTTTGAGTGCTGAGTGTTTTGTTAGCCAGAATAATATTAATAATCAAAAGTGCCGTAGGCGCTCATTGCCCTGACTCAGCAACGCCAGTTGCTACAACGGAGGGAACCTCCGCAACGCACTGGCTCCTCAGCACTTTCTACTCAGCACTTAAAATGGAACTAGTACGTTTTCAGTGTAGCAAACCTAGCCTTTGCCTCTGCTGGTGTAAATAAATATTTTGAGTCTTAGTAGCCACAGCTATATTATGCGGAAAATGCTAATTAAGCTGATCCCCAATTTTAGGGATGTGGACAGCAAAACATATTGTTACAATACTTAACATGTTTCATTTGACTGGTGGCTTTCTTCATGATGGTTAAGACACTTCCCCCAACCTCCCAAACGATTGAGGGTGAAATATATAAGACTGAAGTAGTATCAGACAATGGTACACCAGCTTTAGTTGTGCGATCGCCCAATCGGCTGATTCCAAGTACCGAACCGGAAGCAGTGAAATATAACGCCGCAGAAATAGCGGAACATTATCAAAGCCGACCTCTACAGGTTTTACAACGAATTATTACTGTACTGCGTCCGACCTTGGCTTTTTTCTTCGGTTTGTGGTGGGACAGCAAACGCGGAGTCGTCATCAAAAATGACCGTCGTCGCGCTGTGCAGTTACGGGAGTTATTAACGCGACTAGGGCCTGCTTACATCAAAATTGGTCAAGCCTTATCTACCAGACCTGATTTAGTTCCGCCGACATATTTAGAAGAACTAACCAGACTCCAAGACCAGTTACCGCCATTCCCTAATGAAATTGCTTACCAGTTTATTGAAGAAGAACTGGGCGCACCACCAGAAGAAATTTATGTAGAATTATCCGCACAGCCCATTGCCGCCGCTTCCTTGGGACAAGTTTATAAAGGTAAACTGAAAACTGGTGAAGAAGTTGCTGTCAAAGTGCAACGCCCGGATTTAAGAGAAAGAATTACGATTGATTTGTATATTTTGCGCCGCATTGCTGGTTGGGTACAAAGAAACGTCAAACGAGTGCGGAGTGATTTAGTTGGTATTTTAGATGAATTAGGCGATCGCATTTTTGAAGAAATGGATTATATCCATGAAGGTGAAAATGCCGAGCGTTTCTTTCAGTTATATGGTCATATTAGAGACATATATATCCCGAAAATTTACTGGGAATATACCAATCGTCGTGTACTGACGATGGAATGGATTAACGGTACAAAACTAACGCAAGCAGCCGAAATTGCTGCCCAAGGTATAGATGCACGTTATTTAATTGAAGTTGGGGTGCAGTGTTCGCTGCGGCAACTTTTAGAACATGGCTTTTTCCATGCTGACCCCCATCCAGGGAACTTGTTAGCCACACCCGATGGAAAATTAGCCTATCTCGACTTTGGGATGATGAGCGAGATTCAGCCGCCCCAGAGATATGGTTTAATTGAGGCGATCGTTCACGTAGTCAACCGTGATTTTGAAGGTTTAGCACAAGATTACGTCAAACTAGACTTTTTAACACCAGATACAGACTTAACCCCAATTATCCCCGCATTTGCCAGAGTATTTGCTGATGCTCAAGGTGCGAGTGTCGCCGAACTCAACATTAAAAGCATCACCGATGAACTCTCAGCTTTAATGTATGAATATCCCTTCCGCGTTCCTCCCTACTACGCTTTAATTATTCGCTCCCTGGTCACTTTAGAAGGAATAGCAATCTTTATTGATCCTAACTTCAAAGTTCTCAGCGAAGCTTATCCTTACGTTTCCAAGCGCCTGTTAACCGACCCCGCACCACAACTGAGAACATCACTGCGAGATTTACTGTTTAAAGAAGGCAAATTCCGGTGGAATCGTTTAGAAAACTTGTTACGAAATGCGCGAAATAATGAAGATTACGACTTTAATTTAGTGTTAAATCAAGGTTTAGATTTTCTCTCTTCTGAACGAGGTGCATTTATTCGTGACAGATTAGTAGATGAATTTGTCAACGGAGTTAACGCTGTCGGTAAAAACGTGATGCACAACTTCACCTATTTACTGCGCGAACAGGTAGGTTTAACAGCAGTCAACGAAACACCAGCCGCCACAGTCGAACAACAGCAGACCTTAGAGCATATCAAAAATATCTTGAAAATTCTGCAAGAAACCCGTGGCTTTGACCCCATGCAAATGGCTCCTCAGTTGGCTCAATTATTATTCAACCCTGGCGTGCAGCGTTTAGGTCAACAAATCGGGACACGTTTAGTTCAAAAATCTTTAGCACATCTAATTCGGGAGTTATTAGCAGCAGAAGATATCGAACAAATCAGAACGCCAAGAGCAGGAATTAAAGCTTAACTCGCATATACGCCATACACTCCATAAATCCTGTAGAGATGTTGTTGGGACTTACGCAACTGGCATATTGTTTCTGTAGGGTGTGTGACGCAACGAGAAGCTTTGAACGTAGTCATAACATTGGTAGCGTCACGCACCAACTACCAATTGTGACACTTACGTAAGTCCTGGTTGTATGGCCATCCTATTTGATTTGTGAAAATCGAGAGGCGCAGATCCCCGACTTCTTCAAGAAGTCGGGGATCTTTTAGTTCAATAATTATTTATAACTGCTATGTGATACCAATTTGAAAAATGATTGCGACAAATGGGTTACTGAAAAGCTCACCAGTAAGCAATTTCCCAATCCAAAATCCAAAATCTAAAATCCAAAATGGTATGAGTAAGACTTTTTAAGCTTGCCAAAGATATAGAAGCGAGAATAGAAAAACCCAAACAATATCAACAAAGTGCCAAAACAAAGTAGCAGCACTCACCCCAAAGTGACCTTTTTCATAGTTACCTGGAAGGAAAGAACGAACCAGCATCGTAATTTGAAGAATCACACCAGTCAGAACGTGTAGACCAAACAGGGCAAAGCAAAGCCAGACGAGCAAAAATTTTGATAAAAGTTGACGAAAACCCAGATTGGACGGATGCTCAAATAGCCGGAGAAATAGGGTGTTCATCAGGTCTTGTACGTAAGTGGCGTAAACGTTGGTGTCAAACCCGTAGTCTGGAAGAAGCACCACGTTCTGGTCGTCCAAGTCTTTTTCAAGCGTCCGAATAAACCAGCAGGTGCAGAACAACCAGTTCATTTTGCAGCCCGATATATCAGGGAAGGAGCAACACATCTTTTTGCAGCTTTAAGTGTTGCTGAGGGTTTGATTTATGGTTATTGTAGTCCCACGAAAACATTTATCGATTTTCAGACTTTTCTACTATCCGGATTAATCCCAGAAGCCATTCGTCGTGGTGTACGCCATATCTATTTAATCCTTGACAATGGCTCTACTCATGCACCAAAACAATTACAGGCTTGGTTGAATCAGAAACAAAAAGAGGAAGGTTGGAATTTTACGGTCGAAGTTGTCTGGCTGCCAAAATACGCTTCTTGGTTAGACCAAATCGAAATTTGGTTCAGCGTTTTACAGCGAAAATTACTGACTCCGAATGATTTTCCTGACCTTAATACATTACAGCAACGTATCACCGATTTTATTATTCGCCACAATGACTCTGCACAACCCATAAAATGGTCATATACAGTGGCGCAGATGATGGAGAAATTCGCTACGAATTAATGCAAAGCTGTACTTAGCACTATTTGACAGACTCAGAACTCAAAGCCGCAAATTGTTGCCAACATAGGTATAAAGCGCGGGGTACATGAAAACATCCCTTCCATTTACCGCCTTTGAGATTTAATAATACTTCTCCACGCCGATTGAGATAGCCGAACCACTCCCCATATTCGGGATCTGCAAAGTGTTTCCAGGCGTAATCGTGCATTTTTTCATACCATTCCCAGCAGGCGGCGCGTTTTGTCAGGCGATAACCCATTGCTAATGCAACTAACGATTCTAGATGTACCCACCACAACTTTTGATCCCATTCCAATTGCTGTGGTGGATGTCCATCAGCATCCATAAAGTAATACAAGCCGCCGTATTCTTCATCCCAAGCAAAATTTAAAATGTTCAGCACCACATCAACAGCTTGGTTAATTGTCTGAAGATCATTTTTCCGGCGGGCGATATCCATAATAAACCACATCGCTTCAATACCGTGACCGGGATTAATTAATCTGCCTTCAAAACAATTGATGTGGGAACCATCGGGGGCAACAGTTTCATACATTAATCCTCGTTCTTGGTCGAGGAAATCACTCATCACTTCCTGAACGGTTGTGGCTAAAACACTCTCTAAAGTTTCACTGGGAAGTAACCATTCCATTTCGAGAGTCAGGTTAGCTAAAATCATCGGCACAGCCAAGGCTTTCATTGGTCTTGTACCGGGATAAGTTTTAGTATATTTACCTTTGGGATGCTCTTTGCGACGCAACACATTATTGTAAGCTTGCATTGCCACATCTTTTGCCCACTCTTCACCGGAGGCTAAAGCATATTGGCTAAATGCCATCGCCGCAAAGCAATCAGAGAAAATATTGTAAGGTTGGACTAGGGGTTGACCTTCGCGGGTGAGGGCAAAATACCAATTTCCTTCGTCATCTCTGCCATGTTGGGCGAGGAACTTTGCACCATTGCTGGCGATTTCCAGCCAATTTTCGCGTTTTTCTAATTGGTTGCACAACATTGAAAAAGTCCAGACTTGGCGGTTTTGCAACCAGATAAATTTGTCGGTGTCGTAAACTTGGCCTTCCCGATTTAAGCAGGTAAAGTAACCGCCTTGTTCCAAGTCTAAGGAGTGGTTTTCCCAAAATGGGAGTACGTCATTCAGGAGTGCGTTTTTGTACAGTTCCGCCAATGCTTTGAAGTCGTACTCCATAAATTTCCGCTCTTGTATCAACACCAACAGGGTTAAATTATCTCATGCAGAGAGTGAATTAAGCATGATCGATGGGAGTATGGGAGCGATCGCCCTACCATACCTCATCAAACTTTAGATTTACTCACAATAAAAATTGAAGACTCAACGATACAGGCAAATCTGATAGCAGCCTCAGCAATTTTGGCTGGGTTAAGATTAGAGCAAAACGTAATTTATAGTCTAGTACGGAGAGACATTATGCAAGAATCTGTGATTTACCGTTCAATTCAGGAAGAAGCAGAGGCAAGAAAGCAAAGAGAAATTGCCAATAATTCTTTACGAGAAGGTTTTCCAGTTGAAGTTGTGGCTCGTATTACTGGATTATCGATCGCAGAAGTTCAACAACTTCAACAACAACTGAATGAGTCTCCACAAAATTAGCCTAATTGCGTGGCGATCGCAACATCACCAGAACTTCCCAGTTAATTTAACGCATTGGGGCGGTGGGAGTTTTGATGAGTAAGACTTCTTGTGTATTCATAACGGTACGGGTGCTATAGTTTTTGACTAATTCACGGTACACATTCATTGTTTCTTCATACACTCTTGCTGCTTTGAACCGTTCTAAATTTTGTTTGGCGCGGTTTTGCC from the Aulosira sp. FACHB-615 genome contains:
- a CDS encoding PIN domain-containing protein, which gives rise to MSRVIVLDTGVLGLVTNPKLSNEGVACTQWLQSHVTLGSRIIIPEIADYEVRRELLRANKTKGIARLDNLAKFLEYLPLTTTAMRQAAEFWAQARQQGQPTAGDKTIDGDMILVAQAIVLGIPDIVIATTNVGHLSRFVVAELWQNITCS
- a CDS encoding AarF/ABC1/UbiB kinase family protein, with the translated sequence MMVKTLPPTSQTIEGEIYKTEVVSDNGTPALVVRSPNRLIPSTEPEAVKYNAAEIAEHYQSRPLQVLQRIITVLRPTLAFFFGLWWDSKRGVVIKNDRRRAVQLRELLTRLGPAYIKIGQALSTRPDLVPPTYLEELTRLQDQLPPFPNEIAYQFIEEELGAPPEEIYVELSAQPIAAASLGQVYKGKLKTGEEVAVKVQRPDLRERITIDLYILRRIAGWVQRNVKRVRSDLVGILDELGDRIFEEMDYIHEGENAERFFQLYGHIRDIYIPKIYWEYTNRRVLTMEWINGTKLTQAAEIAAQGIDARYLIEVGVQCSLRQLLEHGFFHADPHPGNLLATPDGKLAYLDFGMMSEIQPPQRYGLIEAIVHVVNRDFEGLAQDYVKLDFLTPDTDLTPIIPAFARVFADAQGASVAELNIKSITDELSALMYEYPFRVPPYYALIIRSLVTLEGIAIFIDPNFKVLSEAYPYVSKRLLTDPAPQLRTSLRDLLFKEGKFRWNRLENLLRNARNNEDYDFNLVLNQGLDFLSSERGAFIRDRLVDEFVNGVNAVGKNVMHNFTYLLREQVGLTAVNETPAATVEQQQTLEHIKNILKILQETRGFDPMQMAPQLAQLLFNPGVQRLGQQIGTRLVQKSLAHLIRELLAAEDIEQIRTPRAGIKA
- the recN gene encoding DNA repair protein RecN, coding for MLLGLRIENFALIDQLELEFGVGLNVLTGETGAGKSIILDAIDAALGGKVSSRVIRTGTTRAMVEATFKSHHALAAWLTEQEIDLIDDHSVVISREITATGSNIRSRSRVNGVLVNRQIMVGLRDRLVEITAQGQTVQVGQPAQVREWLDVYGGDALIHQRQVIATAYHAYQQAHLALEKRRTSERERLQQLDLLTYQVQELSTANLSEPQELEQLTQERERLNHVVDLQQMSYKIYQALYQNDGDTPAAADLLGDSEATLNDMVEYDSQLQSLLELVRDAQTAVVEVGRQINAYGDSLEADPQRLEEVEERIRELKQICRKYGPTLTEAIAYYQRIQQELAELNDSEQSIESLEQQEKTCFDKLTQACQKLTKLRRQAANNLESRLIAELKPLAMEKVQFQVEIVPIVPTAAGADKITFVFSPNPGEPLQPLTEIASGGEMSRFLLALKACFSQADSAETLVFDEIDVGVSGRVAQAIAEKLYQLGQHHQVLCVTHQPLVAAMADRHFRVDKQIITQGKGKKANNGSTEQRTVVRVTYLDNISTRREELAQLAGGKSATDAIAFAESLLLQAANHRRRES
- a CDS encoding transposase: MYVSGVNVGVKPVVWKKHHVLVVQVFFKRPNKPAGAEQPVHFAARYIREGATHLFAALSVAEGLIYGYCSPTKTFIDFQTFLLSGLIPEAIRRGVRHIYLILDNGSTHAPKQLQAWLNQKQKEEGWNFTVEVVWLPKYASWLDQIEIWFSVLQRKLLTPNDFPDLNTLQQRITDFIIRHNDSAQPIKWSYTVAQMMEKFATN
- the ahcY gene encoding adenosylhomocysteinase translates to MTATSPRLKHEVKDLALAPLGRQRIEWAGREMPVLRQIRDRFAQEKPFAGLRLVACAHVTTETAHLAIALKAGGADAVLIASNPLSTQDDVAASLVVDHEIPVFAIKGEDNETYNRHVQIALDHRPNIIIDDGSDVVATLVQQRQHQIADLIGTTEETTTGIVRLRAMFKDGVLTFPAVNVNDADTKHFFDNRYGTGQSTLDGIIRATNILLAGKTIVVAGYGWCGKGTALRARGLGANVIVTEIDPIKAIEAVMDGFRVLPMAEAAPQGDLFITVTGNKHVIRGEHFDVMKDGAIVCNSGHFDIELDLKYLASQAEEIKLVRPFTEQYKLKSGKSVIVLGEGRLVNLAAAEGHPSAVMDMSFANQALACEYLVKNQGKLEPGLHSIPTEVDQEIARLKLEAIGIYIDSLTPDQIEYINSWTSGT
- a CDS encoding AGE family epimerase/isomerase, translating into MEYDFKALAELYKNALLNDVLPFWENHSLDLEQGGYFTCLNREGQVYDTDKFIWLQNRQVWTFSMLCNQLEKRENWLEIASNGAKFLAQHGRDDEGNWYFALTREGQPLVQPYNIFSDCFAAMAFSQYALASGEEWAKDVAMQAYNNVLRRKEHPKGKYTKTYPGTRPMKALAVPMILANLTLEMEWLLPSETLESVLATTVQEVMSDFLDQERGLMYETVAPDGSHINCFEGRLINPGHGIEAMWFIMDIARRKNDLQTINQAVDVVLNILNFAWDEEYGGLYYFMDADGHPPQQLEWDQKLWWVHLESLVALAMGYRLTKRAACWEWYEKMHDYAWKHFADPEYGEWFGYLNRRGEVLLNLKGGKWKGCFHVPRALYLCWQQFAALSSESVK